A region of Anolis sagrei isolate rAnoSag1 chromosome 2, rAnoSag1.mat, whole genome shotgun sequence DNA encodes the following proteins:
- the LOC137096327 gene encoding H-2 class I histocompatibility antigen, K-K alpha chain-like: protein MGVSRGAPPSPLPLLVMGCAAFLAGRGSGSSSHSLRYFYTGVSEPGQKVPQFYAVGYVDDQPFVHYNASTRRYLPTVPWVREVDKEEPQYWERNSQAVRNAERRFQVNLGTLARYYNLSGGSAVPI from the exons atgggggTGTCCCGGggcgcccctccctcccccctccccctcctcgtCATGGGCTGCGCGGCCTTCCTGGCGGGGAGGGGGTCCG gcTCTTCCTCCCACTCCCTGCGCTACTTCTACACTGGTGTCTCTGAGCCTGGCCAGAAGGTGCCCCAGTTTTACGCTGTGGGCTACGTGGACGACCAGCCGTTTGTTCACTACAACGCCAGCACAAGGAGATACCTTCCGACAGTCCCCTGGGTCAGAGAAGTGGACAAGGAGGAGCCTCAGTACTGGGAGAGGAACAGCCAGGCGGTGCGGAATGCTGAGCGGAGGTTCCAAGTGAACCTGGGCACCCTGGCCAGGTACTACAACCTGAGCGGAG